One Onthophagus taurus isolate NC chromosome 11, IU_Otau_3.0, whole genome shotgun sequence genomic window carries:
- the LOC111418658 gene encoding AT-rich interactive domain-containing protein 2 isoform X3 produces the protein MAKILGKDPVTYAKERDGFLRELHHFHESRGTPFRRAPILSGHEIDLYLLYSLVTEQGGWIKVNSKNGWHELYEHFRVPGKCVNGSVALKQIYLRYLDRWEKVHYLGEEADRGSDDDEESRHKRWSARALHSVPLTYNYSQHNITESTRDYNHLSTDLYKASDYDRLALSLLSPLPNEQDFAINVCTLLSNDGKHTLKIERHPRIVDYLVAHAGVFSHPSMRAVFEDSYNKVRRHPINTFWNEVIESEEFLDLTNEKKYSCSETVRAVATGGIEPGIPLSDVPAESDEKVVATEVQRTPSSGNSNLENVISDFYECCSDSDLNDERFKLRLGPTDSELFSLGRNLGTRDYIGQRVLQVATILRNLSFIDENVPILSNNRTFVRFMLLCLCSRWGPLQNLGFDMLGNISSEFQVKDPQNDRLATHLLKIVTVGLKSEDRSSCISCLDALNKLSQNELNEDSLTRALESLVYERVCTFLTIHDVMLLIYTLECLYSLSSLGERACNYIVNNHGVVDTLVSLVTVEGKSYGPKACIGMKLVETVPGGSLATQPGATSTVTNVSGTSSSIPASSANTPTTVVSSISTKSGNLSNTPQRVVQMAPQRLITITPTSQSSTTTPITIQPTAGSPQATPAITPQQMVQQQHAHQQAIQENEQFALAWLRATYEPSNNGRVDHQELYKHYINSCAKIGRRGVIAPLHFPRCVRSVFGGTVGPNPVKPAMPSDPQYYDGIKARAQPLSVNVQQQQPSVTTTTNTSVAVQSPSKSIASTAKRKASTVSLSVTADCSDTPPASPASPILKAQLSAPPKPRESTVTVTTTATTTNIVVSTNTSTVVLTNKSDPKSQVMAHPHLSQALLGTGQNASSSTGGKELGTGQPNTSLIKSLLATKVVARQQQQRLLAQQTQTPENKLNKSTLIETPKGIRLNGARQLFSDTDTTESDVTSTTQNTTSNIRKEPPQPPPPPLAPLSSQKPKHMRIENEDSDSTGNNSLASSTGLGNIGMGGVSSTEDGDNSLTSFEGLLNGIPSIDNPLNDDSNSKDSVKNSLKKPLMLAELLEKKVDKDTLMMNGVLGKELRKGEKSVDLVENHIDKILSKENNLNEAREQCGFIEEDSNCINVKLNENKISLKRAASDDLPSEPEAKKPLLLTNVNGNADSPAPDSVASSNGDDQPTEKVSTAAAKLFADMAADILEDEDVDELMQEVQQPTTVSPPIPVEEPSSVVISSQSNVMSQTSSVPQVFVDGNQQVLLTQPTRQIIVSQPQLKTQSGQVIVQNPQQQRPGQIILQQANTGQILLSQGLQGPVQLVASSTQPGQYVIQTSGTQNYMVAQPQTAMVHGQPQTVLVAQTPQQQGTNTKTIIILQQPSQQQKVVVTPQGQQVVVTQVQRPILQSSSVSNNNNNNQSSTSGGIIKSAASQCTSTITTTITAEKKTEEIKVSPKPKIIRDLTTPFVCEWGDCQIETKFKSANQVYLHVCEMHVPKGSEEIMCQWDRCDNMKRKRFSLMTHLNDKHCNTEAMRASLTRRKQAQHSGKSETASTSAVAPPHPGYAPDAAFHAIKRHALEFVNPKELQGSTVSSSQPPPRPGPSITEQDDNEGPVTKSIRLTASLILRNLVIYSSNCRRYLKHYEPHLANVALSNVESSRTIAQVLYDMNDVSSSHR, from the exons gtgaattcaaaaaatggttGGCACGAACTGTACGAGCACTTTCGCGTACCCGGAAAGTGCGTCAACGGGAGCGTCGCCTTGAAGCAGATCTATCTGAG GTATTTGGATCGGTGGGAGAAGGTGCACTATTTAGGCGAGGAAGCCGATAGGGGTAGCGACGACGATGAAGAGAGCCGCCACAAGCGCTGGTCCGCTAGGGCTCTTCATTCTGTACCGTTGACGTACAACTATAGTCAACACAACATCACTG aaTCAACTAGAGATTACAACCACCTCTCAACAGACCTCTACAAAGCATCAGACTACGACCGTTTAGCTCTATCGCTTCTGTCGCCATTGCCCAATGAACAAGATTTTGCAATAAACGTATGCACTCTTCTGTCAAACGATGGAAAACACAccttaaaaattgaaagacaTCCTCGGATAGTTGATTACCTGGTGGCTCACGCTGGAGTTTTCAGTCACCCTTCTATGCGGGCGGTTTTCGAGGATTCTTACAACAAAGTCCGAAGGCATCCGATAAACACTTTCTGGAACGAAGTGATCGAATCGGAAGAATTTTTGGATCTCACCAATGAGAAAAAATATTCATGTTCGGAAACCGTTCGTGCTGTGGCCACGGGAGGTATCGAACCCGGCATTCCCCTCAGTGACGTACCTGCCGAATCCGACGAGAAAGTGGTCGCGACGGAAGTGCAAAGGACACCATCGAGCGGCAATAGTAACTTAGAAAATGTGATAAGTGATTTCTATGAGTGTTGTAGTGATAGTGACCTAAATGATGAAAGGTTTAAGTTAAGGTTAGGGCCTACGGACAGTGAATTGTTTTCGTTAGGCAGGAATCTTGGAACGAGAGATTATATCGGTCAACGAGTTTTGCAGGTCGCGACAATATTAAGGAACTTGTCGTTTATCGATGAGAACGTTCCCATTTTATCGAACAATCGGACTTTTGTGCGTTTTATGTTGTTGTGTTTGTGTTCCAGATGGGGTCCGCTACAGAACCTCGGTTTTGATATGTTAGGCAACATTTCATCCGAGTTTCAAGTAAAAGACCCCCAAAACGACCGTCTAGCCACTCATCTCCTCAAAATCGTCACCGTCGGTTTAAAAAGCGAAGATCGCAGTTCCTGCATATCGTGTTTAGACGCACTCAATAAACTCAGTCAAAACGAATTGAACGAAGACTCTTTAACGCGCGCTTTGGAAAGCTTAGTTTACGAACGTGTGTGTACCTTCTTGACGATCCACGACGTCATGCTTCTCATATATACTTTGGAGTGTTTGTACTCTCTATCTTCTCTCGGTGAACGTGCGTGCAACTACATAGTCAATAATCACGGTGTCGTTGACACTCTTGTGTCTTTGGTCACAGTTGAAGGTAAAAGTTATGGCCCTAAAGCCTGTATTGGTATGAAACTTGTTGAAACCGTTCCCGGTGGATCTTTAGCTACCCAACCGGGTGCTACATCTACGGTTACTAACGTTTCTGGTACATCATCGTCCATTCCTGCGTCTAGTGCAAATACTCCAACAACTGTTGTTAGTTCAATATCTACAAAATCGGGAAATTTGAGTAATACACCACAAAGAGTTGTTCAAATGGCACCACAAAGattaattacaattacccCAACGTCACAAAGTTCGACAACAA CTCCAATAACAATACAACCTACGGCTGGAAGTCCTCAAGCAACCCCGGCTATCACTCCTCAACAAATGGTACAACAACAACACGCTCATCAACAAGCTATTCAAGAAAACGAACAATTTGCGTTAGCCTGGCTGAGAGCAACTTATGAACCAAGTAATAATGGCCGTGTTGACCACCAAGAATTATACAAGCATTACATAAATTCCTGTGCGAAAATTGGGAGGAGAGGAGTGATAGCTCCGTTACATTTTCCAAGATGTGTCCG aTCGGTCTTTGGTGGTACAGTAGGCCCAAATCCTGTGAAACCAGCGATGCCAAGCGATCCCCAATACTACGACGGCATTAAGGCGCGCGCGCAGCCGTTATCGGTAAACGTCCAACAACAACAACCATCCGTAACCACCACAACCAACACCTCTGTCGCCGTACAAAGTCCTTCCAAAAGTATCGCGTCAACTGCGAAGCGCAAAGCTTCTACCGTCTCGCTGTCGGTTACGGCCGACTGCTCGGACACGCCCCCCGCGTCTCCTGCCTCACCCATTCTCAAAGCGCAACTGAGCGCGCCCCCAAAACCCAGAGAGTCGACCGTTACCGTCACCACTACCGCGACCACCACCAATATCGTTGTTTCGACCAACACTTCCACCGTTGTACTAACTAACAAGAGCGACCCCAAAAGTCAG gTTATGGCACACCCCCATTTAAGTCAGGCTTTACTGGGAACGGGGCAGAACGCGTCTTCTTCTACAGGTGGTAAAGAGTTAGGAACGGGTCAACCAAATACGTCGCTCATCAAAAGTTTACTAGCGACTAAG gTTGTGGCTAGGCAGCAACAGCAAAGATTATTAGCTCAACAAACTCAAACGcctgaaaataaattaaacaaatcgACTCTTATTGAAACGCCTAAAGGGATTCGTTTAAATGGAGCTCGTCAACTTTTCTCAGATACAGATACCACAGAATCTGATGTAACATCAACGACTCAAAATACGACATCGAATATACGAAAAGAACCCCCACAACCACCTCCACCTCCACTGGCACCATTAAGCAGTCAAAAACCAAAACATATGAGAATAGAAAACGAAGACAGTGATTCAACGGGTAATAATTCGTTGGCTTCGAGTACGGGTTTGGGAAATATCGGAATGGGTGGTGTTTCCAGTACGGAGGATGGTGATAATTCACTAACTAGTTTTGAAGGACTTTTAAATGGGATTCCAAGTATTGATAATCCGTTAAATGACGATAGTAATTCCAAAGATTCGGTGAAAAAtagtttgaaaaaacctcTGATGTTGGCGgaattattagaaaagaaaGTTGATAAAGATACGTTGATGATGAATGGCGTTTTGGGGAAGGAGTTGAGAAAAGGCGAAAAGAGTGTTGATTTGGTTGAAAATCACATAGacaaaattttaagtaaagaaaataatttaaatgaagCAAGAGAACAATGTGGATTTATCGAGGAAGATTCAAATTGTATTAACGTAAAATTGAATGAGAATAAAATAAGCTTAAAAAGAGCAGCTAGCGATGATCTTCCTTCAGAACCGGAGGCTAAAAAACCTCTCTTATTAACTAACGTCAATGGCAACGCAGATTCACCCGCTCCAGATTCCGTAGCCAGCTCAAATGGTGATGATCAACCAACGGAGAAAGTATCAACGGCAGCAGCTAAATTATTTGCTGATATGGCCGCTGACATCCTTGAAGACGAAGACGTTGACGAATTAATGCAAGAAGTCCAACAACCAACAACAGTTTCGCCTCCAATTCCAGTTGAAGAACCATCATCCGTTGTAATATCGTCTCAAAGCAACGTAATGTCTCAAACGAGTTCAGTTCCGCAAGTTTTCGTCGATGGAAACCAGCAAGTATTATTAACACAACCAACACGTCAAATAATCGTGTCTCAACCCCAACTTAAAACGCAAAGCGGTCAAGTTATCGTTCAAAATCCCCAACAACAACGACCAGGACAAATTATTCTTCAACAAGCCAATACTGGTCAAATTTTATTGTCTCAAGGGCTTCAAGGACCAGTTCAATTAGTTGCTAGTTCAACTCAACCAGGTCAATATGTCATCCAAACGAGTGGAACTCAAAATTATATGGTCGCGCAACCCCAAACCGCGATGGTACATGGTCAACCCCAAACGGTTTTAGTTGCGCAAACACCACAACAACAAggaactaacacaaaaacGATCATCATCCTTCAACAACCATCGCAACAACAAAAGGTTGTTGTAACTCCTCAAGGACAACAAGTGGTTGTAACTCAGGTTCAAAGGCCAATTTTACAATCGTCGAGCGTTagcaacaataataataataatcaaagttCGACGAGCGGTGGTATTATTAAAAGTGCTGCTTCGCAATGTACCTCTACTATTACAACTACAATCACAGCGGAGAAAAAGACTGAGGAGATTAAGGTGTCTCCAAAACCGAAAATCATTCGTGATTTAACGACACCTTTCGTTTGTGAATGGGGTGATTGCcaaat tgaAACGAAATTTAAATCAGCAAACCAAGTTTACTTGCACGTTTGTGAAATGCATGTTCCAAAAGGTTCTGAGGAAATTATGTGCCAGTGGGATCGTTGTGACAATATGAAGAGGAAAAGATTCTCTCTAATGACGCATTTAAATGACAAACATTGTAATACAGAG gcTATGAGGGCAAGTTTAACTCGTCGGAAACAAGCCCAACATTCAGGGAAAAGTGAAACGGCTTCGACTTCAGCAGTGGCCCCTCCGCATCCTGGTTATGCACCAGATGCAGCGTTCCACGCGATTAAACGGCATGCGTTAGAATTTGTAAATCCAAAGGAATTACag GGTTCTACTGTAAGTTCTTCTCAACCTCCGCCCAGACCTGGGCCTTCAATAACTGAACAG gaCGACAATGAGGGACCGGTTACGAAAAGCATCCGTCTAACAGCCTCTCTCATACTTAGGAATCTCGTAATATACAGCAGTAATTGCAGgag GTACTTAAAGCATTATGAACCGCATTTGGCGAATGTAGCCTTAAGTAACGTGGAATCATCGAGGACGATAGCGCAAGTTTTGTACGATATGAACGACGTCTCGTCGAGCCACAGGTGA